The DNA region TAATTTACCCAATATTATTTTTTTATTTTTTTTATTTTTATCATTCACTTATAAAAAGTATTAAATAAATTGTTTTAATATATGGAAGTATATTTTATTTTTAAATTTATCAAATTGGTGTAATTATGGAATCAAATCAAAATATTATAAAAGAAGTTTATAGTGTAATCCAAAGTAGAATGTCCGAAAAACCTGAAGGTTCTTATGTAGTTAGTTTAGCAACAGATAGTAAAAAGAGTTCCATTAATAAAATATGTGAAAAAATTGGTGAGGAATCCGCAGAAGTTATATTAGCTGCCAAAGATGGAGAAAAATCAGAAATAATATACGAATCCGCAGATTTAATATTTCACACCCTAGTTTTACTTTCTAAATATGAAATATCTTACGAAGAACTTGAAGAAGAGTTTAAGAAAAGAATGAAGTAATATTAAATTTTTATATTTTTTTATAATTTTATAATTTTATATTTTTTATTTATAACCTATAATTCGGTTAATTTTGGGTAGATTGTACCTTCTATTAAGTTTAAGATGTCTGTTCGTGTTAACATGCCTACGATATTTTCATCGTCGTCTACGATAACTAATCTACCGATATTTTCAGTCTCCATTTTAACTAAAGCATCGTATATTTTTTCGTACTGGTTAATGGTCCATATATCTTTAGTCATTATTGTATCTATTCTTTCATTTTCTTTATTTTCCACTAATGCTTTTGCAATATCATGTAAACTAACGATACCTTTTAATTCTCCATCATGCAATATTGGTATTCCACTAATACTATTTTCAGATAGTAATTTGGCGGCATCTCGTACTGTTTTTCCAGAATCCATGATTATTAGGTTTTCTTTTAATCCAATACTTCCCACATCGATATTTGGAACGCTAATTACGCCTAAAACATCTATTAGTAAAATATGGTTTATATCGTCTCTTCCTACGATATTACCCATAATTACAATTTTATTATGTAGTGTGGGTCCTACTCGAACTAAATCTCCTTCTGAGAATTGTTTGGTATCCCCATTTATATATATTTTAGAGGAGCAGGATTTTTCCTGTGTTACTGTATCAAATATTATTTGAGTAACATTTACGTTTTTTATTTTTTTATTACCTTTATATATTGGAATCTTTATTTTTTCATCCAATTCTAATCCTAAAGACCTGTATGTATCACTTGTTGGTATGTAACCGCCTTTAGGACCCGGTACTCCATCAACTAACCCTAAAGCTCTTAAAGCTTGCATTTGATTCCTAATAGTACCTGGATTTCTACTTAAATTTTTGGCAATTTCTGTTCCTTTAACTGCCTTATTTTTTTGCTTATATATTAAAATTAATTCTTGTAATATTTCCTTTTGAACAATAGTAAGTTCCAATATTTCACCCTTATTTCTTAAACTATGAATATATGCTATATTATATTTATACTATTAAATATCTAAGATATCTAAATTTTTAAAATAATTATTAAATTTTATATTATGTATTTTAAAATTGTATGTCTTTATTAAATTATTTAATAAGTAATAAAATATGGGCTGTATAATATTAAAACTTTACTTATTAAATTTGAGCATTTATGTAAAAAATGTAAGTTATATGTAATATATTGTTTAATATTTTAATATTTTAAAAATCTAATGATATTACCGTGCAGTCTAGTTCTTTTAATTTATCCATAAACTTCTTTAGCCCGTAAACTTCGGTTCCGTAATGTGTCCCATCTATAACGCACAAATTTGATTCTTCAGCTAATATTTTAGAATGATGGGTCAAATCTCCAGATATATAAACGTCTGCAACTTTACTCACATATTCTATGCTTTTTTGAGATAGCCCATAACCTGATAAAACTGCTACTTTTAACCCGTTTTTCTCTCTGCTAGTTAAATTATTACAAAATACTATTTCAGGGCTTTTACATATATTTTGCTGAGTAATCGATATAATATCTTCAAAACTACCGTTAAAAGTTCCTAATCTACCAAGCCCATTTTCATATAAATTATTTACATCTTTTAAATTGAATAATTTTGCTAATTCATCATTTAATCCATCCTTACAGATATCTAAGTTGGTATGTGCGGAATACAATACTATATTATTACACATTAATATTTTTAATTTTTCATATAAAGGACCTTGGAAAGTCCTTACGGGGTCTTTCATGATAGGATGATGAGTAAATAAGAAATCTATATTATTTTCTAGTGCTTTTTCAATAACACTCAACGAAGGGTCTAATGCAATTCCTATTTTATTTATTTTTGAGTTTTTTGAGCCACAAACTTGTATTCCTATATTATCTCCAGGAATTGCTAATTCTTTAGGGGCATATTTTTCAATATGTTCTATAATTTCTGCTGCTGTAACCATTATTGCACCTTTATTAGTTTCTATTTTCTGCATAAGTTCCAGATATTAATTGTAATTCTTCAAAAGGGTATTTTTCAATATCTATTTTTTCAGCAATTATTCCAACGGTCTTTAATTTTGATATAGTTTTTTCTTCGTTAGTTAGGGAGGATTGTAATATTTTAACAGCCCCTCCTTTTTTTAAATATTTTGGAAGTTCATTTATAAATCTGTCTAAAACTATTCTACCGTTTAAACCGCCATCAAAAGCATAATTAAGATATTTTTCCAATTTTTCATCTTCTGAGGTTGGTAGATAAGGAGCATTAAATATAATAACATCAAATTTCTTAATTTTTGATTTTTCTATAGTATTAAATAAATCCCCATATATAAATCGGATATTTAACTTATCAGTTATTTTTATATCAAAATTTGATTTTAAATTATCATAAGCCGTTTTTATAGCATAAGGGTTTATATCAACACCTAATACATATTTAGCTCCATTTTTAAATGCACTCAATGCCTGTATGCCAGAACCTGTTCCAATATCTAAAACTGTTTTATTTTTAACATCTTTTAGATTTTTACACAATAATTCGCTATCTTCTGCAGGTATATAGACTTTAGGATGTGTTTTTATTTTTAAACCATTTACTTTTATAATTTCTATTCTGTTCATACTCTCATACAATTA from Methanococcus voltae includes:
- the hisE gene encoding phosphoribosyl-ATP diphosphatase, whose protein sequence is MESNQNIIKEVYSVIQSRMSEKPEGSYVVSLATDSKKSSINKICEKIGEESAEVILAAKDGEKSEIIYESADLIFHTLVLLSKYEISYEELEEEFKKRMK
- a CDS encoding CBS domain-containing protein encodes the protein MELTIVQKEILQELILIYKQKNKAVKGTEIAKNLSRNPGTIRNQMQALRALGLVDGVPGPKGGYIPTSDTYRSLGLELDEKIKIPIYKGNKKIKNVNVTQIIFDTVTQEKSCSSKIYINGDTKQFSEGDLVRVGPTLHNKIVIMGNIVGRDDINHILLIDVLGVISVPNIDVGSIGLKENLIIMDSGKTVRDAAKLLSENSISGIPILHDGELKGIVSLHDIAKALVENKENERIDTIMTKDIWTINQYEKIYDALVKMETENIGRLVIVDDDENIVGMLTRTDILNLIEGTIYPKLTEL
- a CDS encoding Nif3-like dinuclear metal center hexameric protein — its product is MVTAAEIIEHIEKYAPKELAIPGDNIGIQVCGSKNSKINKIGIALDPSLSVIEKALENNIDFLFTHHPIMKDPVRTFQGPLYEKLKILMCNNIVLYSAHTNLDICKDGLNDELAKLFNLKDVNNLYENGLGRLGTFNGSFEDIISITQQNICKSPEIVFCNNLTSREKNGLKVAVLSGYGLSQKSIEYVSKVADVYISGDLTHHSKILAEESNLCVIDGTHYGTEVYGLKKFMDKLKELDCTVISLDF
- a CDS encoding HemK2/MTQ2 family protein methyltransferase: MNRIEIIKVNGLKIKTHPKVYIPAEDSELLCKNLKDVKNKTVLDIGTGSGIQALSAFKNGAKYVLGVDINPYAIKTAYDNLKSNFDIKITDKLNIRFIYGDLFNTIEKSKIKKFDVIIFNAPYLPTSEDEKLEKYLNYAFDGGLNGRIVLDRFINELPKYLKKGGAVKILQSSLTNEEKTISKLKTVGIIAEKIDIEKYPFEELQLISGTYAENRN